The following coding sequences are from one Candidatus Bathyarchaeota archaeon window:
- a CDS encoding dTDP-4-dehydrorhamnose 3,5-epimerase family protein, producing the protein MLPGIVVKPLRRFADERGFFTEVFRKDWSELFGSDVAAQANLSITYPGIIRAWHRHLRGQTDYFVAVKGAIKICGYDEETGELDEIVSTGANLQVVRMPGHYWHGFKAVGDAPAMLLYFTTNLYDVADPDEERRSWSDSTLIPRSVNGKTGDARVGKPWDWNCPPHK; encoded by the coding sequence ATGTTGCCTGGCATAGTTGTTAAGCCCCTGAGACGCTTTGCAGATGAAAGAGGTTTCTTCACCGAAGTCTTCCGCAAAGACTGGTCTGAACTTTTTGGAAGCGACGTAGCTGCACAAGCTAACCTATCAATTACTTATCCTGGAATAATACGCGCTTGGCATCGGCACCTGCGTGGACAAACCGATTACTTTGTTGCCGTAAAAGGCGCCATAAAAATATGCGGCTACGACGAAGAAACAGGAGAGCTTGACGAGATAGTTTCGACGGGCGCAAATTTGCAGGTGGTTCGTATGCCTGGGCATTACTGGCATGGCTTTAAAGCTGTAGGTGATGCGCCTGCGATGCTTTTGTATTTCACAACTAACTTGTATGACGTTGCAGACCCTGATGAGGAACGGCGTTCTTGGAGTGATTCAACTTTGATTCCGCGTTCTGTTAACGGCAAGACTGGCGATGCCCGCGTAGGCAAACCTTGGGACTGGAACTGTCCCCCACACAAGTGA
- a CDS encoding glucose-1-phosphate thymidylyltransferase, which translates to MKALVLSGGKGTRLRPLTFTCAKQLIPVANKPILGYVLDQVKETPITDVGIVTAPETGCYVQAYVEEGSEWGFNIAYIPQEPLGLAHAVKTAQPFLGSDPFVMCLGDNVTGQGIKDFVRKFEDENLDALIILKTVDDPSRFGIAQLDNQGNVVKLVEKPKTPMGNLAIIGTYLFSNKVHQAIAQIKPSWRGELEITDAIQKMVDLGFRVKAEILDSWWLDTGKKDDILSANAKILDAYVQLDVKGAVENSTIEGRVRLDSTAKVVNSTIRGPCVVGKNVRITDSFIGPYTSVGENSQICNSHLEYCVILENVTITNVERLEESLVGRAAKVTKSKKCSTIKLHVGDFSEVEV; encoded by the coding sequence ATGAAAGCGCTTGTGCTTAGCGGTGGAAAAGGTACCCGACTTCGTCCTTTAACTTTCACCTGTGCCAAACAGCTTATACCCGTAGCTAACAAACCGATTTTAGGTTATGTACTTGACCAAGTAAAAGAAACCCCGATAACTGACGTGGGTATTGTAACTGCGCCTGAAACGGGTTGTTATGTGCAGGCTTATGTTGAGGAGGGGTCCGAGTGGGGTTTTAATATTGCGTATATTCCCCAGGAACCGCTAGGTTTGGCGCATGCAGTAAAAACAGCTCAACCTTTTCTGGGCAGCGACCCATTTGTTATGTGCCTAGGCGACAACGTCACTGGACAGGGCATTAAAGATTTTGTCCGCAAATTTGAAGACGAAAACCTTGACGCCTTAATCATCCTCAAAACCGTTGATGACCCCTCACGCTTTGGTATTGCCCAGCTAGACAATCAAGGCAACGTCGTCAAGCTTGTGGAAAAACCCAAAACACCCATGGGCAACCTTGCCATAATTGGGACTTACCTGTTTTCTAACAAAGTGCATCAGGCTATCGCGCAGATTAAGCCTTCGTGGCGTGGCGAGCTTGAAATAACTGATGCCATCCAAAAGATGGTGGATTTGGGTTTTAGGGTTAAGGCGGAGATTTTGGATTCGTGGTGGCTGGATACGGGTAAGAAGGATGATATTCTTTCTGCGAACGCCAAGATTTTGGATGCTTACGTGCAGTTGGATGTTAAAGGCGCCGTTGAAAACAGCACTATCGAAGGGCGTGTCAGGCTTGATTCAACCGCCAAAGTTGTCAACAGCACTATTAGGGGACCTTGTGTTGTAGGCAAGAACGTGCGGATAACGGATTCTTTTATTGGTCCTTACACAAGCGTTGGCGAGAACTCTCAAATCTGCAATTCTCATTTGGAGTACTGCGTGATTTTGGAGAACGTAACAATCACCAACGTTGAACGCTTAGAGGAAAGCCTCGTTGGAAGAGCAGCCAAAGTAACAAAAAGCAAAAAATGCAGCACCATCAAGCTTCATGTGGGCGACTTCTCAGAAGTTGAAGTCTAA
- the rfbB gene encoding dTDP-glucose 4,6-dehydratase translates to MRVLITGGLGFIGSNFCRYLNEKHPDWELINVDKMGIGANPSSLRDIENKPNYRFIRGDICNPQLIHKALSHVDAVVNIAAETHVDRSIADPYTFLQNNTIGTYTVLEGIRKHNPKARLVQVSTDEVYGEALTGSFTEKDSPKPGNPYSASKASADMFALSYHRTFGVNVSITRCTNNFGSYQLPEKLIPKTIIRAIKDLPIPVYGQGTNVRDWIYVLDHCAAVEMVLEKGVAGEVYNVSAGNEVPNIEIVKKILELLNKPESLITFVEDRPGHDARYSLDSSKIQAELGWTPRSSFDEALKATVNWYLENERWWMPFATDAVLNATPWKMGGTR, encoded by the coding sequence ATGAGAGTCCTTATAACTGGCGGATTAGGCTTCATCGGAAGCAACTTTTGCCGCTACCTAAACGAAAAACACCCTGACTGGGAACTGATAAACGTTGACAAAATGGGCATAGGCGCTAACCCCTCCAGCCTGCGCGACATAGAAAACAAACCAAATTACCGTTTCATACGCGGCGACATCTGCAATCCACAGCTAATCCACAAAGCCCTCTCACACGTCGACGCCGTCGTAAACATAGCCGCCGAAACCCACGTTGACCGCAGCATAGCCGACCCCTACACGTTTTTGCAAAACAACACCATCGGAACCTACACCGTACTAGAAGGCATACGCAAGCACAACCCCAAAGCCCGCCTAGTTCAAGTCTCCACCGACGAAGTCTACGGAGAAGCCCTCACAGGCTCCTTCACCGAAAAAGACTCCCCCAAACCCGGCAACCCCTACTCCGCCTCCAAAGCCTCCGCCGACATGTTCGCACTTTCCTACCACCGCACTTTTGGAGTAAACGTTTCAATAACGCGGTGCACCAACAACTTTGGCTCCTATCAGCTGCCTGAAAAACTAATTCCCAAAACCATAATCCGTGCCATAAAAGATTTGCCGATTCCAGTTTACGGGCAAGGTACCAATGTTCGGGACTGGATTTACGTTTTAGACCACTGTGCTGCTGTGGAGATGGTTTTGGAGAAAGGTGTGGCTGGTGAAGTGTACAATGTTTCTGCTGGCAACGAAGTTCCAAACATCGAGATAGTTAAAAAGATTCTTGAGTTGCTCAACAAACCTGAGAGTTTGATAACTTTTGTTGAAGACCGTCCGGGTCATGATGCTCGTTATAGTTTGGATTCCTCCAAGATTCAGGCTGAGCTGGGTTGGACGCCAAGGTCTTCTTTTGATGAAGCCCTAAAAGCTACGGTGAACTGGTACTTGGAAAATGAGCGTTGGTGGATGCCTTTTGCTACCGACGCTGTTTTAAACGCCACTCCTTGGAAGATGGGTGGCACCCGATGA
- a CDS encoding class I SAM-dependent methyltransferase — MQVKTGSDVYAPRLKGYDSKQRFVTYWHQVNEAIQLDPSSILEVGVGTRFVCSYMKRLGYAVTTLDLLRDLRPGVAGSVLTLPFAEDSFDVGICCQVLEHLPFDCFKTALAQLHRVCRSKLILSLPDASRYFGVALTSPVSLPPVLVSLPTLFTPEHVFDGYHFWEIGKKGYPKTNKPCLA; from the coding sequence ATGCAGGTAAAAACTGGTTCTGATGTGTACGCGCCCCGTTTGAAGGGTTATGATTCAAAGCAAAGATTTGTCACTTATTGGCATCAGGTAAACGAGGCTATACAGCTTGACCCTTCTTCAATTTTGGAGGTTGGGGTTGGCACCCGTTTTGTTTGCTCCTACATGAAACGGTTAGGGTATGCTGTTACTACTCTTGATTTGCTGCGTGATTTGCGTCCAGGCGTTGCGGGGTCGGTTCTTACTTTGCCTTTTGCTGAGGATTCTTTTGATGTGGGTATTTGCTGTCAAGTCTTGGAGCATCTGCCTTTTGACTGCTTCAAAACCGCCCTTGCCCAGTTACATCGCGTGTGCCGCTCAAAACTGATTCTAAGCTTGCCCGACGCCTCCAGATACTTCGGAGTAGCATTAACCTCACCCGTTTCCCTGCCTCCCGTTCTTGTCTCATTGCCAACACTGTTTACGCCAGAACACGTTTTTGATGGATACCATTTCTGGGAAATCGGCAAAAAAGGCTATCCTAAAACAAATAAACCGTGCCTTGCTTGA